ATCAAGAACAGTTAGCCGATCCATCGGCTGACATGTTACAGGCTTTGCTCCTTCGCATCGAGCGGCTCGAACAACAGCTTTCAGACAAAATTTCCCAGAAGTAAAAATGAATAGCTCTTAAAAACCTAAAAAAATAGAGGAAAAGATCATGACGGAAACCCTAGTTGTCAGTTGCTTGGTGTTAATCACCACATATTTTCAAGATTACATGATGCGTCGAATGCTCAACATCGATGAACAAGACTCCCAACGTCAACCTAAATAGTTTCTAAATTCCTCAACCCATAGTTATTCATAGAGTCGATACTGCCATGACTACCACTAGATTTTTCTCCACATTGACCGAGCAGAGTAAACCCAGTAAATCCTTCGCGATCGATATTTTCTCCCCTCTGCGCCAATGGCTAAATCGTATTGAATTTAGCGATCGCCAATTCGCCGAGAAAATCTGCCATCTCATTCCCGCTAGTTGCCCCTTTGAACGCGATGTCAGCGCCTTTGGCTATACCTACCATATCCCAGCCCTCTGCAAGATCAATCCTGTATTTGAGGAAGTAGTAAACCTCCGCCTCCGCGCCCTAACCTACCTCTCCGAACTCCCCAGCTAAAGCGCCCCACACTTTTTACTTTTTCCCTTTTCCTTTTTACTTTTACCAAATTTGTGCCATGAAACTCACACAAGGAAAAATCAACGAACTCCTCTCTGAGACTGCCTGTGAGCATAATCATCACAAAGATGGGCAGAAAAAGAACAAGGCTTGCTCGCAACAAGCGCAACCAGGAGCCGCGCAAGGGGGCTGTGCCTTTGATGGTGCATCGATCGCTCTTGTTCCCATTACCGATGTCGCCCATCTCGTCCACGCGCCGATCGCCTGTGGCGGTAATTCTTGGGGTGCAAGAGGTAGCCTATCGTCAGGATCGACCATGTATAAAATGGGCTTTACCACCGACCTCAGCGAAAACGATATTATTTTCGGTGGCGAGAAAAAGCTCTACAGGGCGATTTTAGAAGTGCAGGAACGTTATCACCCTGCGGCGGTGTTTGTGTACAACACCTGCGTGACTGCCCTGATTGGTGACGATCTTGAAGCAGTCTGTCAAAAAGCATCCGCGAAAGCAGGTATTCCCGTCGTGCCAATTAATTCACCGGGGTTCGCTGGAACCAAGAATTTAGGCAATCGCATGGGCGGCGAAGCTTTACTAGAATATGTGATTGGCACTGCCGAACCAGAATTTACCACTCCCTACGATATCAATCTGATTGGCGAATACAATATCGCGGGTGAAATGTGGAACGTGCTGCCCTTATTTGAGAAATTGGGCATTCGCGTATTGTCGAAAATCACGGGTGATGCCACCTATCAAGAAGTTTGTTATGCTCACCGTGCCAAACTGAACGTGATCATTTGTTCCAAAGCCTTAATCAACGTCGCTCGCAAGATGGAAGAGCGCTATGGCATTCCCTACACCGAAGAATCTTTTTATGGGATTGCCGACATGAATCAATGTCTACGCAATATTGCCGCAAAATTAGGCGATCGCACTGGAGATTATAGTTTACAAGATCGAGTCGAAAAGCTGATCGCAGAAGAATCAGCAAACCTCGATCGCGAACTTGCACCATACCGCGATCGCCTCAAGGGTAAAAAAGTTGTTCTCTACACAGGTGGTGTCAAAAGCTGGTCAATCATTTCCGCCGCGAAAGATTTGGGTATGGAAGTGGTTGCCACCAGCACTAAAAAAAGTACGGAAGAAGATAAAGCAAAAATTCGCGCCTTGCTCAGTAAAGATGGGATCATGATGGAGAAAGGGAACGCCCAAGAATTGCTCAAAACCATTGCCAAAACCCAAGCCGATATGCTGATCGCAGGTGGTCGCAACCAATACACCGCCCTCAAAGCGAGGATTCCCTTTCTCGATATCAACCAAGAGCGCCATCATGCTTATGCGGGCTATGTGGGTATGATCGAGATTGCCAGAGAATTAGAAGAAGCTCTCTATAGTCCAATTTGGGAGCAAGTCCGTCAACCC
This genomic stretch from Pseudanabaena galeata CCNP1313 harbors:
- a CDS encoding Mo-dependent nitrogenase C-terminal domain-containing protein; translated protein: MTTTRFFSTLTEQSKPSKSFAIDIFSPLRQWLNRIEFSDRQFAEKICHLIPASCPFERDVSAFGYTYHIPALCKINPVFEEVVNLRLRALTYLSELPS
- a CDS encoding bifunctional nitrogenase iron-molybdenum cofactor biosynthesis protein NifEN; amino-acid sequence: MKLTQGKINELLSETACEHNHHKDGQKKNKACSQQAQPGAAQGGCAFDGASIALVPITDVAHLVHAPIACGGNSWGARGSLSSGSTMYKMGFTTDLSENDIIFGGEKKLYRAILEVQERYHPAAVFVYNTCVTALIGDDLEAVCQKASAKAGIPVVPINSPGFAGTKNLGNRMGGEALLEYVIGTAEPEFTTPYDINLIGEYNIAGEMWNVLPLFEKLGIRVLSKITGDATYQEVCYAHRAKLNVIICSKALINVARKMEERYGIPYTEESFYGIADMNQCLRNIAAKLGDRTGDYSLQDRVEKLIAEESANLDRELAPYRDRLKGKKVVLYTGGVKSWSIISAAKDLGMEVVATSTKKSTEEDKAKIRALLSKDGIMMEKGNAQELLKTIAKTQADMLIAGGRNQYTALKARIPFLDINQERHHAYAGYVGMIEIARELEEALYSPIWEQVRQPAPWEDPIAFNKSLLIENHAEQVKTDIITPKKSVTVNALKQSQPLGASLAFLGLKGAMPLMHGSQGCTAFAKVQLVRHFREAIPLATTAMTEVTTILGGEDNIEQAILTLVEKAKPEIIGLCTTGLTETRGDDMEGILRTFRQKHPELDQLAIAFASTPDFRGALQDGYAAVIESIVRSLPQAGIKNPQQVTVLASSALAPGDIQEIKEIINSFGLTPIFIPDLSSSMDGHLSESYSPVTTGGTTLEQIHSVGSSVFTLALGESMRTAATILQERFGTDYQVFDRLTGLGATDLILQQLHQLSGVDVPEKYRYQRQQLQDAILDTHFYFGRKRVSLALEPDLLYSVAWWLSEMGVELQAAVTTTRSPLLEKLPISEVTIGDLEDFENLAAGSDLAITNSNGKRTAKKLGIPLYRLGFPILDRLGNGHRSIVGYRGTMELLFELGNIWLEAEEK